A window from Toxoplasma gondii ME49 chromosome IX, whole genome shotgun sequence encodes these proteins:
- a CDS encoding hypothetical protein (encoded by transcript TGME49_291320~Predicted trans-membrane domain (TMHMM2.0):213-236) yields MSLSFRRLLLFHLVSLVSLFSSLSSPLSLSSPLSFSSPSSPPCLFSLAFSCFHARLRLLCSPRVFRPPPSPRPSFIGRKKRQPAPMFSPHPPRGEGLGTVPSVGPLGRDEAALPGAHGPQGGPWGPSGPEGPAPSGLGVLEGREETRRETEWGEGRGAERDFEGFEARREEEDVFRDRGERSASAEAARDGRREEKKRKVGRDKAERKENVAWVVSVYTVVLLLLFLACAVAGVFVGIIVTSPTVRVATSALRLDGTSNENEADVYGSPSVWHFRVNAAGNLEMGGNVTFALPLINPSIFTLDFAVDDLSVFYYPIGKSFQCLLYHGGIIGDEEQPLFLHRELIANPTNGNSSRYISPLSLSVKPTDGSISEEATFRIQTAFGVEVPAASLPEVKPIFDDCRQHQTLIYAVEVGAAYSNSPLTRVQMPGPIEVVAALACSIGPGVEALFSRVDRVFKSVILANLENKDLVFDSGVP; encoded by the exons ATGTCTTTGTCTTTCCGGAggcttctgcttttccacCTCGTCAGCCTTGTGTctttgttctcctctctttcctctcctctctctctttcctctcctctctctttttcctctccttcgtcgcctccctgcctcttctccctcgctttctcgtgCTTTCACGctcgcctccgtctcctctgttctccccGCGTCTTCCGCCCTCCACCTTCTCCGCGTCCTTCCTTTAtaggaagaaagaagcgccaGCCTGCGCCCATGTTCAGTCCCCACCCTCCACGGGGCGAGGGCCTAGGGACCGTCCCCTCTGTGGGGCCCCTGGGCCGCGACGAGGCCGCGCTCCCCGGGGCCCACGGGCCACAGGGAGGCCCCTGGGGGCCAAGTGGCCCGGAGGGGCCCGCACCGTCGGGATTGGGGGTGCTGGAGGGCCGCGAGGAGACTCGGCGGGAGACCGAGTGGGGCGAGGGTCGGGGCGCCGAAAGAGACTTCGAGGGATTTgaggcgcggagagaagaagaagacgttttcagagacagaggcgagaggagcgCGAGCGCGGAGGCGGCCAGAGACGGCcgccgcgaggagaagaagcgaaaggtcggcagagacaaagccgagagaaaagagaatgTCGCCTGGGTCGTCAGCGTGTACACCGTggtgctccttcttctcttcctcgcatGCGCCGTCGCAG GCGTCTTTGTGGGGATCATCGTCACCTCCCCCACCGTCCGCGTCGCCACCTCGGCGCTGCGCCTCGACGGGACATCGAATGAGAACGAAGCTG atgTCTACGGGAGCCCCTCAGTGTGGCACTTCCGCGTAAATGCTGCGGGAAACTTGGAGATGGGCGGCAACGTGACGTTTGCTTTGCCTCTTATCAATCCCTCCATCTTCACTCTCGACTTCGCTGTCGATGACCTGTCTGTCTTCTACTACCCCATCGGCAAAAGcttccagtgtctcctctaCCACGGCG GAATCATTGGGGACGAGGAACAGCCTCTGTTCCTACACCGCGAGTTGATTGCCAATCCCACGAATGGAAATTCTTCGCGCTACATCAGTCCTCTCTCG TTGAGCGTGAAGCCGACAGACGGGTCGATCAGCGAGGAGGCGACCTTCCGCATTCAGACCGCCTTTGGTGTCGAGGTCcctgcggcgtctctgcccGAGGTCAAGCCGATTTTCGATGACTGTCGCCAGCATCAGACTCTCATTTACGCAGTCGAAGTGGGCGCGGCCTACTCGAACTCGCCTCTCACTCGAGTCCAGATGCCGGGACCGATCGAGGTCGTGGCTGCGCTAGCCTGCTCGATCGGCCCTGGCGTTGAGGCGCTGTTCAGCCGAGTCGACCGCGTCTTCAAATCCGTCATTCTGGCGAATCTGGAAAACAAAGATCTTGTCTTCGACTCCGGTGTACCGTGA
- a CDS encoding RNA recognition motif-containing protein (encoded by transcript TGME49_291330), with protein sequence MTQSMLDMSLDDIVAAHREAAGNSSGRGSRGRGGGFGSRRGSLRGPPGGNSGFLSRGRGRGFSSWTSQDHWEGRSHAFFPRRSAASPFFSDRGEGRVGPARRGGRDGFARERPREPTAVVRVSNLDYSVLEEDLKELFAAVGEVVKVWIDYDRTDRSKGTGGCIFRSVFDAKRAIEVYEGRRLEGLPLRLELQPPRQEYRRSPFGPYSQDFSRRDRGPWRGVQDVELW encoded by the exons ATGACACAGTCCATGCTGGACATGAGCCTAG ACGACATCGTCGCTGCTCATCGCGAGGCAGCAGGCAACTCGTCAGGCCGAGGCAGCCGCGGCCGCGGAGGCGGCTTTGGCAGTCGA cGCGGATCTCTGCGAGGGCCCCCCGGAGGAAATTCAGGatttctgtctcgcggcaGAGGTCGGGGGTTCTCGTCTTGGACGAGCCAAGACCACTGGGAAGGTCGATCGCATGCGTTCTTCCCTCGGCGCTCTGCGgcctcccccttcttctccgacaGAGGCGAGGGCCGCGTAGGTCCTGCCCGacgcggaggcagagacggtTTTGCGAGGGAGAGGCCTCGAGAGCCGACGGCCGTGGTGCGAGTGAGCAATCTGGACTACAGCGTTCTCGAAGAAGATTTGAAGGAACTCTTCGCCGCCGTCGGCGAAGTCGTCAAGGTCTGGATCGACTACGACCGCACCGACAGATCGAAG GGCACTGGAGGCTGCATTTTTCGGAGCGTCTTCGACGCCAAGCGAGCGATCGAGGTGTACGAAGGTCGGAGGCTGGAAGGCTTGCCTCTGCGGCTGGAGTTGCAGCCGCCGCGTCAGGAGTATCGACGTTCCCCCTTTGGTCCTTACAGCCAAGACTTCtcgcgcagagacagaggtccGTGGAGAGGCGTTCAAGACGTCGAACTATGGTGA